In a single window of the Sediminicoccus sp. KRV36 genome:
- the purF gene encoding amidophosphoribosyltransferase → MPLPPQGDDDDKFHEECGVFGIWRHKDAAALTALGLHALQHRGQEASGIVTLDDAGMFHSHKGLGLVGDIFGDAKVMSGLPGRAAIGHNRYATTGETALRNVQPLFADFEFGGFAVGHNGNLTNAGVLKRALVRRGCLFQSTTDSEVFVHLIAISLYSTVLDRLIDALKQVQGAYSLVALHNGALIGARDPLGVRPLVLGRLNDGWVLASETCALDIVSAEFVRDIDPGEIVIIDDSGIRSVKPFPKAENRFCIFEYIYFARPDSVVEGTPVYETRKRIGAELARESHVEADVVVPVPDSGVPAAMGYAVQAGIPFELGIIRNHYVGRTFIEPTDQIRHLGVKLKHSANRAMLEGKRVILVDDSIVRGTTSKKIVEMVRHAGAAEVHMRISSPPTVNSCFYGIDTPERSELLAAQHDLVAMAKLIGVDSLAFISIDGLYRALGRQGRDPAAPAYCDACFTGDYAIPLTDRTDNAEQRGSLLKAGA, encoded by the coding sequence ATGCCCCTTCCCCCCCAAGGCGATGATGACGACAAGTTCCACGAGGAATGCGGCGTCTTCGGCATCTGGCGGCACAAGGATGCGGCGGCACTGACGGCGCTGGGCCTGCATGCCTTGCAGCATCGCGGGCAGGAGGCTTCGGGCATCGTCACCCTCGATGATGCGGGGATGTTCCATTCCCACAAGGGCCTTGGCCTGGTCGGCGATATCTTTGGCGATGCCAAGGTGATGTCCGGCCTGCCCGGCCGCGCCGCCATCGGCCATAACCGCTACGCCACCACGGGCGAGACGGCGCTGCGCAATGTGCAGCCGCTGTTTGCCGATTTCGAGTTCGGCGGCTTCGCCGTCGGCCATAACGGCAACCTCACCAATGCCGGCGTGCTGAAGCGTGCCCTGGTGCGGCGCGGCTGCCTGTTCCAATCCACCACGGATTCCGAGGTCTTTGTCCACCTCATCGCCATCAGCCTCTATTCCACCGTGCTGGACCGGCTGATTGACGCGCTGAAGCAGGTGCAAGGCGCCTACTCCCTGGTGGCACTCCACAATGGCGCGCTGATCGGCGCGCGCGACCCCTTGGGTGTGCGCCCTCTGGTGCTGGGCCGGCTGAATGATGGCTGGGTGCTGGCCAGCGAGACCTGCGCGCTGGATATCGTCAGCGCCGAATTCGTGCGCGACATTGACCCGGGCGAGATCGTCATCATCGATGACAGCGGCATCCGTTCGGTGAAGCCCTTTCCCAAGGCGGAAAACCGCTTCTGCATCTTCGAATACATCTATTTCGCCCGGCCGGACTCGGTGGTCGAGGGCACGCCCGTCTATGAGACCCGCAAGCGCATCGGCGCCGAACTCGCGCGCGAAAGCCATGTCGAGGCCGATGTGGTGGTGCCCGTGCCCGATAGCGGCGTGCCCGCCGCCATGGGCTATGCCGTGCAGGCCGGCATTCCGTTTGAGCTGGGCATCATCCGCAACCATTATGTCGGCCGCACCTTCATCGAGCCGACCGACCAGATCCGCCATCTGGGCGTGAAGCTCAAGCACAGCGCCAACCGCGCCATGCTGGAGGGCAAGCGCGTCATCCTGGTGGATGACAGCATCGTCCGCGGCACCACCTCCAAGAAGATCGTGGAAATGGTGCGCCATGCCGGGGCGGCCGAGGTGCATATGCGCATCTCCTCACCGCCCACCGTCAATTCCTGCTTCTACGGGATCGATACGCCCGAGCGCAGCGAATTGCTGGCCGCCCAGCATGACCTCGTCGCCATGGCCAAGCTGATCGGCGTGGACAGCCTGGCCTTCATTTCGATTGACGGCCTTTATCGCGCGCTGGGTCGCCAGGGGCGCGACCCGGCGGCCCCTGCCTATTGCGACGCCTGCTTCACCGGCGACTACGCCATCCCGCTGACCGACCGGACGGACAATGCCGAACAGCGCGGCAGCCTGCTCAAGGCTGGCGCGTGA
- the acnA gene encoding aconitate hydratase AcnA translates to MSSTDTLKTARQLSVDGKTYHYFSLPEAAKQIGDLSRLPFSLKVLLENVLRFENGSSYTVADAHAIAEWVKEGHSEKEVPFKPARILLQDFTGVPAVVDLAAMRDALLSLGGDPRKVNPLVPVDLVIDHSVMVDVSGTATSLQKNVDIEFERNGERYEFLRWGQEAFDNFRVVPPGTGICHQVNLEYLGQVVWTNTIAGETFVYPDSCYGTDSHTTMINGLGVLGWGVGGIEAEAAMLGQPIAMLIPDVIGFKLSGKLREGVTATDMVLTVTQMLRKKGVVGKFVEFFGPGLAHMPLADRATIANMAPEYGATCGFFPVDEMTLSYLMLSGRDEHRIKLVREYCKAQGMFRDENTPDPVFSDTLELDLASVEPSMAGPKRPQDRVALGSVGTSFAKDLASGAMGVPGDEANKRVPVEEANFDLGHGDVVIAAITSCTNTSNPYVLVAAGLVARKARAKGLRPKPWVKTSLAPGSQVVTDYLDGANLTADLDALGFQTVGYGCTTCIGNSGPLPEPMVEAIEQNKLVVAGVLSGNRNFEGRVHANVRANYLASPPLVVAYALAGTVKIDMSKDPIGVGSDGKPVMLLDIWPTQEEVNNVVHEVLTRKMFMSRYSDVFKGPAQWQAIKVDADSDTYRWNGGSTYVQNPPYFEGMTMDVKPLASIKGARILGLLGDSITTDHISPAGNIRKSSPAGEYLLEHQVRPSDFNSYGARRGNHQVMMRGTFANIRIKNEMVPGIEGGISKHYPSGDVAPIYDVAMRYKEEGVPLVVFGGKEYGTGSSRDWAAKGTFLLGVKAVIAESFERIHRSNLVGMGVLPLVFKPGESRTTLSLRGDEVVEILGVEELKPRMMLEMVITRADGHVMKTEVLCRVDTADEVEYYRNGGILHYVLRGMAKAA, encoded by the coding sequence ATGAGCAGCACCGACACCCTCAAGACGGCGCGTCAGCTTTCAGTAGATGGCAAGACCTATCATTATTTCAGCCTGCCGGAAGCGGCCAAGCAGATCGGCGACCTGTCGCGCCTGCCCTTCTCGCTCAAGGTGCTGCTGGAGAACGTGCTGCGCTTCGAGAATGGCAGCAGCTACACCGTGGCCGATGCCCACGCCATCGCCGAATGGGTGAAGGAAGGCCATTCCGAAAAGGAAGTTCCCTTCAAGCCCGCGCGCATTCTGCTGCAGGATTTTACCGGCGTTCCCGCCGTGGTGGACCTCGCCGCCATGCGCGATGCGCTGCTCAGCCTGGGTGGTGATCCGCGCAAGGTGAACCCGCTGGTGCCGGTGGATCTGGTGATTGACCACTCGGTGATGGTGGATGTCTCCGGCACCGCCACCTCGCTGCAGAAAAACGTGGATATCGAGTTCGAGCGCAATGGCGAGCGCTATGAGTTCCTGCGCTGGGGCCAGGAAGCCTTCGACAATTTCCGCGTGGTGCCGCCCGGCACCGGCATCTGCCACCAGGTGAACCTGGAATATCTGGGCCAGGTGGTCTGGACCAACACCATCGCCGGCGAGACCTTCGTCTATCCGGACAGCTGCTACGGCACGGACAGCCACACGACGATGATCAACGGCCTGGGCGTGCTGGGCTGGGGTGTCGGCGGCATCGAGGCCGAGGCCGCCATGCTCGGCCAGCCCATCGCCATGCTCATCCCCGATGTGATCGGCTTCAAGCTCTCCGGCAAGCTGCGCGAGGGTGTGACCGCGACCGACATGGTGCTGACGGTCACGCAGATGCTCCGCAAGAAGGGCGTTGTCGGCAAGTTCGTCGAGTTCTTTGGTCCCGGCCTCGCGCACATGCCGCTGGCCGACCGCGCGACCATCGCGAACATGGCGCCCGAATATGGCGCCACCTGCGGCTTCTTCCCGGTGGATGAGATGACCCTCAGCTACCTGATGCTTTCCGGCCGGGACGAGCATCGCATCAAGCTGGTGCGCGAATACTGCAAGGCGCAGGGCATGTTCCGCGACGAGAACACGCCCGATCCGGTGTTTTCCGACACGCTGGAACTCGACCTCGCGAGCGTCGAACCCTCCATGGCCGGCCCGAAGCGCCCGCAGGACCGCGTGGCGCTGGGTTCCGTCGGCACCTCCTTCGCCAAGGACCTCGCCTCGGGTGCGATGGGCGTTCCGGGCGATGAGGCCAACAAGCGGGTGCCGGTGGAGGAGGCGAATTTCGATCTGGGCCATGGCGATGTCGTGATCGCGGCCATCACCTCCTGCACCAACACCTCCAACCCCTATGTGCTGGTCGCGGCCGGGCTTGTGGCCCGCAAGGCGCGCGCCAAGGGCCTGCGGCCGAAGCCCTGGGTGAAGACCTCGCTCGCCCCTGGCAGCCAGGTCGTCACCGACTACCTGGACGGCGCGAACCTGACCGCCGACCTCGACGCGCTGGGCTTCCAGACCGTGGGCTATGGCTGCACCACCTGCATCGGCAATTCCGGCCCGCTGCCGGAGCCGATGGTGGAAGCCATCGAGCAGAACAAGCTGGTCGTCGCCGGCGTGCTCTCGGGCAACCGCAACTTCGAAGGCCGCGTACATGCCAATGTGCGCGCCAACTACCTGGCCTCACCGCCGCTGGTCGTGGCTTACGCGCTGGCCGGCACGGTGAAGATCGACATGTCGAAGGACCCGATCGGTGTGGGCTCCGACGGCAAGCCCGTCATGCTGCTGGATATCTGGCCGACGCAGGAGGAGGTGAACAACGTCGTTCACGAAGTGCTGACGCGCAAGATGTTCATGTCGCGCTACTCGGACGTGTTCAAGGGGCCGGCGCAGTGGCAGGCGATCAAGGTGGATGCGGACAGCGACACCTATCGCTGGAATGGCGGCTCCACCTATGTGCAGAACCCGCCCTATTTCGAGGGCATGACGATGGATGTGAAGCCGCTCGCTTCCATCAAGGGGGCGCGCATCCTGGGCCTGCTGGGGGACAGCATCACCACCGACCACATCTCGCCCGCGGGCAATATCCGCAAGTCGAGCCCGGCCGGGGAATATCTGCTGGAACACCAGGTCCGCCCGAGCGATTTCAACAGCTATGGCGCACGGCGCGGCAACCACCAGGTGATGATGCGCGGCACCTTCGCCAATATCCGCATCAAGAACGAGATGGTCCCCGGCATCGAGGGCGGCATCAGCAAGCACTACCCCTCGGGCGATGTGGCCCCCATCTACGATGTCGCGATGCGCTACAAGGAAGAGGGCGTGCCGCTGGTCGTCTTCGGCGGCAAGGAATACGGCACCGGCTCCTCCCGCGACTGGGCGGCGAAGGGCACCTTCCTGCTCGGCGTGAAGGCCGTGATCGCGGAAAGCTTCGAGCGCATCCACCGCTCCAACCTCGTCGGCATGGGCGTGCTGCCGCTGGTCTTCAAGCCGGGTGAGAGCCGCACGACGCTCTCGCTGCGCGGCGATGAGGTGGTGGAGATCCTCGGCGTCGAGGAACTGAAGCCCCGCATGATGCTGGAAATGGTCATCACCCGCGCCGATGGGCATGTGATGAAGACCGAGGTGCTGTGCCGCGTGGATACGGCCGATGAGGTCGAATACTACCGTAATGGCGGCATCCTGCATTACGTGCTGCGCGGGATGGCCAAGGCGGCCTGA
- a CDS encoding DUF1194 domain-containing protein: protein MEPVDLALVLAVDVSASVDYDEFALMIGGLSAAFLAPGVIAAVAGGRLGAVAVAALFWSEGAEVALEWTRLAGAEDGAQIAEALLAAPRLPRAGATALGEGLVAALALLGRCPARAARLVVDVSGDGAGNRGRPSGPVRDAAVAAGVVINGLAVVNEEPGLLVHYAAEVIGGPGSFAMDCADYSDFAEAIGRKLVRELRGPGMDIA from the coding sequence ATGGAGCCGGTTGACCTGGCCCTGGTGCTGGCGGTGGATGTCTCGGCCAGCGTGGATTACGACGAATTCGCGCTGATGATCGGTGGGCTTTCGGCCGCCTTCCTGGCCCCCGGGGTGATCGCCGCCGTGGCTGGTGGCCGGCTGGGCGCCGTGGCCGTCGCGGCCCTCTTCTGGTCCGAGGGGGCGGAGGTGGCGCTGGAATGGACGCGCCTTGCCGGGGCCGAGGATGGCGCGCAGATCGCCGAGGCGCTGCTGGCCGCCCCGCGGCTGCCGCGGGCGGGTGCCACGGCCCTGGGCGAGGGCCTGGTCGCCGCACTCGCGCTGCTGGGTCGCTGCCCGGCGCGGGCCGCACGTCTCGTCGTGGATGTCTCGGGCGATGGCGCGGGCAATCGCGGCCGGCCCTCGGGCCCGGTGCGTGATGCGGCGGTGGCGGCGGGGGTGGTGATCAACGGCCTCGCCGTGGTGAATGAGGAGCCTGGGCTGCTGGTGCATTACGCGGCCGAGGTGATCGGCGGCCCCGGCAGCTTTGCCATGGATTGCGCCGATTACAGCGATTTCGCCGAGGCGATCGGCCGCAAGCTGGTGCGCGAGCTGCGCGGGCCGGGAATGGATATCGCCTGA
- a CDS encoding tripartite tricarboxylate transporter substrate binding protein, which translates to MQRRHLIATTGALLAAPAVQAQPAWPGRGPIRVIVPFTPGGATDGMARVTTGKLQEKLGQTFIVENRAGANGAVGGQFVAQSAPDGYTFCFSASIQILARLVMRNPGYDPVADLLPIIRVGQGPLLLIMNGQRPQTNLAELVAAMRANPRDWSFAVSSLGAAGHLATIEFIRQVGADIVQVPYRGTAPAITDVVAGTTQLMFDPILATLPQVRGGRVKGMAITAAARSAAAPEIPTAQEAGMPGLDIQSWWGLWGPRGVPAEIVARIGEVLRTGMFEADVLARVATLGIEPLAQPSAEFSAFIQRDVARAQDLLRIANFQPE; encoded by the coding sequence ATGCAACGACGCCACCTCATCGCCACCACCGGCGCGCTGCTCGCCGCCCCCGCCGTGCAGGCGCAGCCCGCCTGGCCCGGCCGCGGCCCCATCCGAGTCATCGTGCCCTTCACGCCGGGCGGTGCCACGGATGGCATGGCGCGGGTGACGACGGGCAAGCTGCAGGAAAAGCTCGGCCAGACCTTCATCGTCGAGAACCGGGCAGGTGCGAATGGCGCGGTGGGCGGGCAATTCGTCGCGCAATCGGCGCCGGATGGCTATACCTTCTGCTTCTCCGCCTCGATCCAGATCCTGGCGCGGCTGGTGATGCGCAACCCCGGCTATGACCCGGTGGCGGACCTGCTGCCCATCATCCGGGTGGGCCAGGGGCCGCTGCTGCTGATCATGAACGGGCAGCGGCCACAGACGAACCTGGCCGAGCTGGTCGCGGCGATGCGCGCCAATCCGCGCGACTGGTCCTTCGCCGTCTCCTCGCTCGGGGCGGCGGGGCATCTGGCCACCATCGAATTCATCCGCCAGGTGGGGGCGGATATCGTGCAGGTGCCCTATCGCGGCACGGCGCCGGCCATCACCGACGTCGTCGCCGGCACCACGCAACTCATGTTCGATCCTATCCTGGCCACCCTGCCCCAGGTGCGGGGCGGGCGGGTGAAGGGCATGGCCATCACCGCCGCCGCGCGCTCCGCCGCGGCGCCCGAAATCCCGACGGCGCAGGAGGCCGGCATGCCGGGTCTGGATATCCAGAGCTGGTGGGGGCTGTGGGGCCCGCGCGGTGTACCCGCCGAGATCGTGGCCCGCATCGGCGAGGTGCTGCGCACCGGCATGTTCGAGGCCGATGTGCTGGCCCGCGTGGCCACATTGGGCATCGAGCCGCTGGCCCAGCCCTCGGCGGAATTCAGCGCCTTCATCCAGCGCGATGTCGCTCGTGCGCAGGATCTGCTGCGCATCGCCAACTTCCAGCCGGAATAG
- the ccmA gene encoding heme ABC exporter ATP-binding protein CcmA — protein MNGPWRPPLLQARELACWRAERLVFAGLSFEVSPGEALLLTGANGAGKSSLLRLLAGLIPAAEGSLLWDGVDAWADLPAHGARLRYLGHQDALKPALTARENLEFFARLTGGDVAAALAALDLGGLAELPARVLSSGQKRRLALARLALAPAGLWLLDEPSVGLDAASVARLGPIFAAHRAAGGMVLAATHLPLPLPDARELRL, from the coding sequence TTGAATGGTCCATGGAGGCCGCCCCTGCTGCAAGCGCGTGAATTGGCCTGTTGGCGGGCGGAACGTCTGGTTTTTGCCGGACTCTCCTTCGAGGTTTCCCCTGGCGAGGCGCTTTTGCTGACCGGCGCGAATGGCGCGGGCAAGTCCTCGCTGCTGCGGCTGCTGGCCGGTTTGATCCCCGCCGCCGAGGGTTCATTGCTCTGGGATGGCGTGGATGCCTGGGCGGACCTGCCCGCGCATGGGGCGAGGCTGCGCTATCTTGGCCATCAGGATGCGCTGAAGCCGGCGTTGACGGCGCGGGAAAACCTGGAATTCTTCGCCCGCCTCACCGGCGGGGACGTGGCGGCGGCGCTGGCCGCGCTGGATCTGGGTGGGCTGGCGGAACTGCCGGCACGGGTTCTTTCCTCCGGTCAGAAGCGGCGGCTGGCCCTGGCGCGCCTGGCTCTGGCGCCGGCGGGGCTGTGGTTGCTGGATGAGCCTTCGGTGGGGCTGGATGCGGCCTCGGTCGCGCGGCTCGGGCCTATTTTCGCGGCGCATCGGGCGGCGGGCGGCATGGTCCTGGCGGCGACGCATCTGCCCCTGCCGCTGCCCGATGCGCGGGAGCTGCGGTTGTGA
- a CDS encoding RraA family protein: MSIGFRIRPVTARVAPAIITRAGKVPAANIGDVMNRLQSLSGTFHSYGAHTRMVGPAFTVKARAGDNLMLHRAVDMAQPGDIIVCDGNGDLSTALMGDLMLGHATKRGIAGVVLDGAVRDVASLAKMALGVWARGHTPAGPWKEGPGEIGTPISCGGQVVMPGDLICCDEDGVVVVPMDEAEAVIAAAEAHQAKEIRNEGEIQSGTWARDWVIASLREKGCEGA; encoded by the coding sequence ATGAGCATCGGCTTTCGCATCCGCCCCGTCACCGCCCGTGTCGCACCCGCCATCATCACCCGCGCGGGCAAGGTGCCGGCCGCCAATATCGGCGATGTGATGAACCGGCTGCAGTCCCTCAGTGGCACCTTCCACAGCTACGGCGCGCATACGCGGATGGTCGGGCCGGCTTTCACCGTGAAGGCGCGCGCGGGCGACAATCTGATGCTGCACCGGGCCGTGGACATGGCCCAGCCCGGCGACATCATCGTCTGCGACGGCAATGGCGATCTTTCGACCGCACTGATGGGAGACCTCATGCTGGGCCACGCGACCAAGCGCGGCATCGCCGGCGTGGTGCTGGACGGCGCGGTGCGCGACGTCGCATCCTTGGCGAAGATGGCGCTTGGCGTCTGGGCGCGCGGCCACACGCCCGCCGGCCCCTGGAAGGAAGGCCCGGGCGAGATCGGCACGCCGATTTCCTGCGGCGGCCAGGTGGTGATGCCTGGTGACCTGATCTGCTGCGACGAGGATGGCGTGGTGGTGGTGCCGATGGATGAGGCGGAAGCCGTGATCGCGGCGGCCGAGGCGCATCAGGCCAAGGAAATCCGCAATGAGGGCGAAATCCAGTCCGGCACCTGGGCGCGTGACTGGGTGATCGCCAGCCTGCGTGAGAAGGGCTGCGAAGGCGCCTGA
- a CDS encoding CBS domain-containing protein, with protein sequence MHQRSMAEMVRHQNPLTCSAGATVQEACAAMHKRRVGAVLVVDGQRLLGIFTGRDAVHALAVGLDPQRTLVGQVMTAEPCCLSPHHHAHDALRLMEDGGFRHLPVVEDGHLLGIVSRYDFRAQEHRRMDEETGFFEVLR encoded by the coding sequence ATGCACCAACGCAGCATGGCGGAGATGGTCCGCCACCAGAATCCGCTGACCTGCTCGGCGGGCGCCACCGTGCAGGAGGCTTGCGCCGCCATGCACAAGCGACGGGTGGGTGCCGTGCTGGTGGTGGATGGGCAACGCCTGCTGGGCATCTTCACCGGTCGGGATGCGGTGCATGCGCTGGCCGTGGGGCTGGACCCGCAGCGCACCCTGGTGGGCCAGGTGATGACCGCCGAGCCCTGCTGCCTCAGCCCGCATCACCATGCCCATGACGCGCTGCGCCTGATGGAGGATGGCGGCTTCCGGCACCTGCCCGTGGTGGAGGATGGCCATCTGCTCGGCATCGTCTCCCGCTATGATTTCCGTGCGCAGGAGCATCGGCGGATGGATGAGGAGACGGGCTTCTTCGAGGTGCTGCGCTGA
- a CDS encoding CvpA family protein, with the protein MTWADGILLLVMVASAILSFLRGFVREFLGIAAWIGAAIAGFALRDQITPLMEGSIEPDWLADGIAVGGVFLVVLVVLKLVIHALAGSVQRSPLGGVDRSLGAIFGLARGAFIAILAYVLAGLFVPAIERWPEAVREARALPYVVDGARWVVGLMPEEYRPRIAAPPERRVPTQEDLMRPPARNRS; encoded by the coding sequence ATGACCTGGGCGGATGGCATCCTTCTCCTCGTGATGGTGGCCTCCGCCATCCTGTCCTTCCTGCGCGGCTTCGTGCGGGAATTCCTGGGTATTGCCGCCTGGATCGGCGCCGCCATCGCGGGTTTTGCCCTGCGGGACCAGATCACCCCCCTGATGGAAGGCAGCATCGAGCCCGATTGGCTGGCTGACGGCATTGCGGTGGGTGGTGTCTTCCTGGTGGTGCTGGTGGTGCTGAAACTTGTCATCCATGCATTGGCGGGCAGCGTGCAGCGCAGCCCTCTGGGGGGTGTGGATCGCTCGCTCGGGGCCATATTCGGGCTGGCGCGTGGCGCCTTCATCGCGATCCTGGCCTATGTGCTGGCGGGGCTTTTCGTCCCCGCCATCGAGCGCTGGCCTGAAGCCGTGCGGGAGGCCCGGGCGCTGCCCTACGTCGTGGATGGCGCCCGGTGGGTTGTCGGCCTGATGCCGGAGGAGTATCGCCCCCGCATCGCTGCCCCGCCGGAACGCCGCGTGCCCACGCAGGAAGATCTGATGCGTCCGCCTGCCCGCAACCGAAGCTGA
- the radA gene encoding DNA repair protein RadA: protein MAKDRSRFICQSCGASHVKWQGRCDGCGEWNTLVEESTAPRSPGPAGKAPPGRGITFVGLAGETAPPPRHLTGIAELDRVLGGGFVPASAVLVGGDPGIGKSTILLQAAARMAMAGKRVLYISGEEAVAQVRMRARRLGLADAPMALAAASALRDILASLEAEDEATLVVIDSIQTMWLDALDSAPGTVAQVRTCAAELIRCAKARGFALVLVGHVTKEGTLAGPRVLEHMVDATLYFEGDRGHQFRILRATKNRFGATDEIGVFEMTEGGLVEVSNPSALFLAERRGNISGSAVFAGLEGTRPVLVEVQALLSPSNGGSPRRQVVGWEGGRLSMLLAVLEARAGLSFGQSDVYLNIAGGLRINEPAADLAVAAALTSAITDRPTDPDAVYFGEVGLSGEIRQVSQAEQRLREAQKLGFSAAVLPRRVARGNKPPAAIEGLRLTEVGHLADLVAPFAAGTLKRTRDERG, encoded by the coding sequence ATGGCCAAGGACCGCTCCCGCTTCATCTGCCAATCCTGCGGTGCTTCCCATGTGAAATGGCAGGGCCGCTGCGATGGCTGCGGCGAGTGGAACACCCTGGTCGAGGAGAGCACCGCGCCGCGCAGCCCGGGCCCCGCGGGCAAGGCGCCACCGGGGCGCGGCATCACCTTCGTGGGCCTGGCCGGCGAGACCGCGCCGCCGCCGCGCCACCTGACCGGGATCGCTGAGCTGGACCGCGTTCTGGGCGGCGGCTTCGTGCCGGCCTCGGCCGTGCTGGTGGGTGGGGATCCGGGCATCGGCAAATCCACCATCCTGTTGCAGGCGGCGGCGCGCATGGCGATGGCGGGCAAGCGCGTTCTCTACATCTCGGGCGAGGAAGCGGTGGCCCAGGTGCGCATGCGCGCGCGGCGCCTCGGCTTGGCGGATGCGCCCATGGCGCTGGCCGCCGCCTCGGCTTTGCGGGACATCCTGGCCAGTCTGGAAGCCGAGGATGAAGCCACCCTGGTCGTGATCGATTCCATCCAGACCATGTGGCTGGACGCGCTGGATTCGGCGCCGGGCACCGTCGCCCAGGTCCGCACCTGCGCGGCCGAGCTGATCCGCTGCGCCAAGGCGCGGGGCTTTGCCCTCGTGCTGGTGGGGCACGTCACCAAGGAGGGCACGCTGGCTGGCCCGCGCGTGCTGGAGCACATGGTGGACGCGACGCTCTATTTCGAAGGTGATCGCGGGCACCAGTTCCGCATCCTGCGCGCCACCAAGAACCGCTTCGGCGCGACGGACGAAATCGGCGTGTTTGAAATGACCGAGGGCGGGCTGGTGGAAGTCTCCAACCCCTCGGCGCTGTTCCTGGCCGAGCGGCGCGGCAATATCTCGGGCTCGGCGGTGTTTGCCGGGCTGGAGGGCACGCGGCCGGTGCTGGTCGAGGTGCAGGCGCTGCTTTCGCCCAGCAATGGCGGCAGCCCGCGGCGGCAGGTGGTGGGCTGGGAAGGCGGGCGGCTTTCCATGCTGCTGGCGGTGCTGGAGGCCCGTGCGGGGCTGAGCTTCGGGCAATCCGACGTCTATCTGAACATCGCGGGGGGCTTGCGCATCAATGAGCCCGCCGCCGACCTCGCCGTGGCGGCCGCACTCACTTCCGCCATCACCGACCGGCCGACCGACCCGGATGCGGTGTATTTCGGCGAGGTGGGCCTCTCGGGTGAAATCCGCCAGGTGTCCCAGGCCGAGCAACGCCTGCGTGAGGCCCAGAAGCTCGGCTTTTCCGCCGCCGTGCTGCCGCGCCGTGTGGCGCGCGGCAACAAGCCGCCAGCCGCCATCGAGGGGCTGCGGCTGACCGAAGTGGGGCATCTGGCCGATCTGGTGGCGCCCTTCGCGGCGGGGACGTTGAAGCGGACGCGGGATGAGCGCGGCTGA
- the ccmB gene encoding heme exporter protein CcmB produces MIPLLVRELRLAIRHPADTLSAVMFFVLVSAMFPFGVGPSPELLARLAPGVLLAAALLAALLPLDRLFGAEAEDGSLDQLLLSGLHPAGIAAAKALGHWVTTGIPLVLATPLAAALLNLPTDAWPAAMLALGLASAILSVFGAAGAALTLGARRGGVLLPLLVLPLSIPAVIFGAAAIEAAASGLEARPYLLLQAAMLAFAAPLAPLAAGAALRGD; encoded by the coding sequence ATGATTCCGCTCCTCGTTCGGGAACTGCGCCTCGCCATTCGCCATCCGGCCGATACGCTGTCGGCCGTGATGTTCTTCGTGCTGGTTTCGGCGATGTTTCCCTTCGGCGTCGGGCCCTCGCCCGAATTGCTCGCGCGCCTCGCCCCCGGCGTCCTGCTGGCCGCGGCGCTGCTGGCGGCGCTGCTGCCGCTGGACCGCTTGTTCGGCGCCGAGGCGGAGGATGGTTCGCTCGACCAATTGCTGCTCTCCGGCCTGCATCCGGCCGGCATCGCGGCGGCCAAGGCGCTGGGGCACTGGGTCACCACCGGCATTCCGCTGGTGCTGGCCACACCGCTGGCCGCCGCCTTGCTCAACCTGCCGACCGATGCCTGGCCGGCGGCCATGCTGGCGCTGGGGCTCGCTTCGGCCATCCTGTCCGTCTTCGGGGCCGCCGGCGCGGCGCTGACGCTGGGGGCCAGGCGCGGCGGCGTGCTGCTGCCGTTGCTGGTACTGCCGCTTTCCATCCCGGCGGTGATTTTCGGCGCCGCGGCCATCGAGGCGGCGGCCAGCGGGCTGGAAGCGCGGCCTTATCTGCTGCTGCAAGCCGCGATGCTGGCCTTTGCGGCCCCCTTGGCGCCCCTGGCGGCGGGCGCGGCCCTGCGCGGCGACTGA